One segment of Grus americana isolate bGruAme1 chromosome 23, bGruAme1.mat, whole genome shotgun sequence DNA contains the following:
- the RLF gene encoding zinc finger protein Rlf isoform X3, whose amino-acid sequence MSRANKLITREGPSFLQMRIKHLMKSNCIPQATFLSKLCADSPEIANVSSFRQAYITCVCSMLPNEDSIKEIAKVDCKEVLDIICNLESEGQENTAFILCTTYLTHQLQTANVYCSWELTLFWSKLQRRIDPSLDSFLERCRQFGIIAKTLQHLFFLIRVIQSEAEEAGLAVSVLLCVRALQIRSNGSDEMKTSVCKTIACLLPEDLEVRRACQLTEFLLEPTLSGFNVLEELYVQPDQKFDEENALVPNSLRCELLLALKAYWPFDPEFWDWKTLKRHCLKLLGKVASDSEDDASCNMSINETDMLETFFSDYDETKEHKYYDGKDTINHPKEKARVKKPIGSSERYQRWLQYKFFCVLCKRECIEARILHHSKMHMEDGVYTCPVCTKKFKRKEFFVPHVMEHVKMPPSRTHRPKKKIILKKERSPQKTTASSSPLPVFQEKSHQPQLPENFENDTHEYVTFSQLENCQLQDRDIYPCPGTDCSRVFKQFKYLSVHLKAEHQNNDENAKHYLDMKNRREKCAFCRRHFMTSFHLREHERVHCGPQPYMCVSMDCYARFGSVNELLNHKQTHDDLRYKCELNGCNIVFSDLGQLYHHEAQHFRDASYTCNFFGCKKFYYSKTEFQNHLAVHNIEVSNGEVKQTLKLEESVSKDKCSYLPESQLLEQSENSSLNDNLDPSQEIPQIKEEAVSDSEDLDSESNCSLHCGENSTDAAVNQGQVSPLLIETMAHNQSVPGFLVSQEGVFHPADVKQQCSNVAACFDEKNLSCGFEGCCSTHKNSRSMQKHLRRAHPYNFKGKKNMEMKTKDFLNLLSDAQDSKSPTDVSTELGHNSDTNADSPESLYCTIDVKGSNGLKDETCPSSPETSFYDNSKEANIEDNMLELMLGLKHLSLKNSNIQNSSRHKPFLGSSQSYSSRDAKCPESDETTSKFQLQEQQNNLPSQYLTQLAAKPFFCECQGCTCEFVTREALLMHYVKKHNYSKETVLQLNMFQHRYSPFKCHICQRSFTRKTHLRIHYRNKHQIGCERVAHKVCSNEKFDHVGLCTDDIHKNSTVATPLCASNVEFVEHSDHSEQLCHPKKEDCSSETDLESSEETDNVTRKTSNIASLDSHREELEVRQGRGSKRTVAKGNLCYILHKYHKPFHCIHKSCNSAFTNQKGLIRHYRTVHQYNKEQLCLEKDKARTKRELVKCKKIFACQYKECGKRFLCSKALAKHCSDFHNEHLEDQKLLSEAESARFACNQAQCPAVFYTFNKLKQHLIEEHANEEKLNKDFEIHCDLNGCDRIFTNYSHYSQHVYFRHSEYYDSLFGNQKEEEDNQDKEKNEQSYLKASFDISKQNGKQLKEKPKRISRSREKHLMNFKTKEEALQMCKEKSNQTQYPCMVQGCLSVVKLESSIVRHYKRTHQMTNMYIEQRIQKLVVCVKCGIMIEKQSCSETALDLGKKDVKVTEDKSSNSECVQESAKPLVPNTDCDPQDVSNEDQKRCPSSSVSFDASAFVYSGTLKYNHSSKNTCFEEHNIREAVMCKTEGFSENSGRENSSYFSSLQLELPREKDPEGCQHSSVNQNAKRSVPCATKDKFQKPPVSKPFDLKTYKPMGFESSFLKFIQESEGKDDDDDELDEVVEWESPEQLPVDKTLQKEGDGQGDTPVNNFVNDKNVIIPQNNHGQLTEIQPLLSESSSAPSLENLRAILDKALTDCGDLALKQLHYLRPVVVLERSKFSTPLIDLFPTKKADELCVGST is encoded by the exons ATGTCGAGAG ctAATAAATTGATTACACGAGAAGGGCCTTCCTTTCTGCAGATGCGAATAAAACATTTGATGAAGTCAAACTGCATCCCACAAGCAACTTTCTTGTCAAAATTGTGTGCAGATTCTCCAGAAATTGCAAATGTTTCATCTTTTCGCCAAGCCTACATCACGTGTGTGTGTTCTATGCTGCCTAATGAAGACTCCATTAAGGAG attgCAAAAGTGGACTGCAAAGAAGTACTGGACATCATATGTAATCTGGAATCTGAGGGACAAGAAAACACTGCATTTATTCTTTGTACAACATACCTTACTCATCAGCTTCAAACAGCAAATGTGTATTGCTCTTG GGAACTGACGCTTTTCTGGAGCAAATTGCAGAGAAGAATAGATCCTTCTCTAGATTCCTTTTTGGAGAGATGTCGTCAGTTTGGCATCATTGCCAAGACactacagcatttatttttcttgataaGAGTAATACAATCTGAA gcagAAGAAGCAGGACTTGCTGTGTCTGTTTTGTTATGTGTGAGAGCCCTTCAGATCAGATCAAACGGAAGCGATGAAATGAAGACATCAGTATGTAAAACAATTGCATGCCTTTTACCAGAAGACCTTGAAGTCAGAAGAGCTTGTCAGCTCACAGAATTTTTACTTGAGCCAACTTTGAGTGGATTTAATGTGTTGGAAGAGCTCTATGTGCAACCAGATCAAAAATTTGATGAAGAAAATGCACTGGTTCCAAATTCACTCCGTTGTGAGCTGCTGTTAGCTTTGAAAGCATATTGGCCATTTGATCCTGAATTTTGGGACTGGAAGACTTTAAAGCGACATTGCCTTAAACTGTTAGGGAAAGTAGCTTCTGATTCTGAGGATGATGCAAGTTGTAATATGTCAATCAATGAAACTGACATGTTAGAAACTTTCTTTAGTGACTATGATGAGAcaaaagaacataaatattATGATGGAAAAGACACAATAAACCAtcctaaagaaaaagcaagagtaaAAAAACCAATTGGTTCTTCAGAAAGATACCAGAGATGGCTTCAGTacaaatttttttgtgtgctctgCAAAAGGGAGTGTATAGAGGCTAGAATACTGCATCATTCTAAGATGCATATGGAAGACGGTGTTTATACATGTCCGGTGTGTACAAAAAAGTTCAAGAGAAAGGAATTCTTTGTACCACATGTAATGGAACATGTTAAAATGCCACCTAGTAGAACACACAgacctaaaaagaaaataatactgaaaaaagaGAGATCACCACAAAAGACAACAGCTTCCAGTAGCCCGCTTCCAGTATTTCAGGAAAAGTCACATCAGCCACAGCTGcctgaaaactttgaaaatgaCACACATGAATATGTCACATTTAGCCAACTGGAAAATTGCCAGCTACAAGACAGAGACATCTATCCGTGTCCCGGAACGGATTGTTCTAGAGTATTTAAACAGTTTAAATACTTAAGTGTACATCTGAAAGCTGAACATCAAAACAATGATGAGAATGCAAAACACTACTTGGATAtgaaaaacaggagagagaagtgTGCTTTCTGTCGCCGACACTTCATGACATCCTTTCATTTGCGGGAGCATGAACGCGTGCACTGTGGACCTCAACCGTATATGTGTGTGTCAATGGATTGTTATGCTAGATTTGGGTCAGTTAATGAGCTTCTCAATCACAAACAAACACATGATGATCTTCGTTATAAATGTGAACTAAATGGCTGTAATATTGTTTTCAGTGACTTAGGGCAACTTTACCATCATGAGGCACAGCACTTCAGAGATGCATCATACACCTGCAACTTCTTTGGTTGCAAAAAGTTTTATTATTcaaaaactgaatttcagaatCACCTTGCAGTGCATAATATTGAAGTGTCAAATGGGGAAGTGAAGCAAACACTAAAACTTGAAGAGTCAGTTTCAAAAGACAAATGCAGTTATCTTCCAGAGTCTCAGCTGCTTGAACAATCTGAAAATTCCAGTCTGAATGATAACTTGGATCCCTCTCAGGAAATTCCACAGATTAAGGAAGAAGCTGTCTCTGACAGTGAAGATCTAGACAGTGAAAGTAATTGCAGTCTTCATTGTGGGGAGAACAGCACAGATGCTGCAGTAAACCAAGGCCAGGTGTCTCCTCTACTGATTGAAACAATGGCTCACAATCAATCAGTTCCAGGTTTCCTCGTGTCCCAGGAAGGAGTTTTCCATCCAGCAGATGTGAAACAACAGTGCTCCAATGTGGCAGCGTGCtttgatgaaaaaaacctgtcctGTGGTTTTGAAGGCTGCTGTTCCACACACAAAAATTCCAGAAGTATGCAAAAACACCTTCGCAGGGCCCATCCATATAActttaaaggtaaaaaaaatatggagatGAAAACTAAAGACTTTCTTAATCTGTTGAGTGATGCTCAGGACAGTAAATCCCCTACAGATGTCAGTACAGAGTTAGGTCATAATTCAGATACGAATGCTGACTCTCCAGAAAGCTTGTATTGTACTATAGATGTTAAAGGAAGCAATGGCCTGAAGGATGAAACTTGTCCTTCTTCCCCAGAAACGTCTTTTTATGACAATTCCAAAGAAGCAAATATTGAAGATAACATGTTGGAACTAATGTTGGGTTTGAAACATCTTAGCTTAAAAAATTCTAACATTCAGAATTCTTCAAGACACAAGCCTTTTTTGGGCTCTTCACAGTCCTATTCATCTAGGGATGCCAAGTGCCCTGAGTCAGATGAAACTACCTCAAAATTTCAGCTTCAAgagcaacaaaataatttacCCAGCCAGTACCTTACTCAACTGGCAGCTAAACCATTTTTTTGTGAATGTCAAGGATGTACGTGTGAGTTTGTGACCAGAGAAGCTCTCTTAATGCATTACGTTAAAAAGCATAACTATTCAAAGGAAACGGTTCTTCAGTTAAATATGTTTCAGCATCGGTACTCACCATTTAAGTGTCATATTTGCCAAAGATcatttacaagaaaaacacaCCTTAGAATTCACTATAGAAACAAACATCAAATTGGCTGTGAGCGGGTAGCTCACAAGGTATGTTCTAATGAAAAATTTGATCATGTAGGTTTATGTACAGATGACATACATAAAAATAGCACTGTTGCAACACCTCTCTGTGCAAGCAATGTTGAATTCGTTGAACATTCAGACCACTCTGAACAGCTGTGTCATCCTAAAAAGGAAGACTGTAGTTCTGAGACAGATTTGGAGTCCAGTGAAGAGACAGACAACGTAACAAGAAAAACATCTAACATAGCTTCTCTGGACAGTCATAGGGAAGAACTGGAAGTAAGACAGGGAAGAGGAAGCAAAAGAACAGTTGCTAAAGGAAACTTATGCTATATATTGCATAAGTACCACAAACCATTTCATTGTATACATAAAAGTTGCAACTCGGCATTTACCAACCAGAAAGGTTTGATTCGCCATTATAGAACCGTTCACCAGTATAATAAGGAACAGCTCTGCttagaaaaagacaaagcaagaacaaaaaggGAACTtgtcaaatgtaaaaaaatatttgcatgccAGTACAAAGAGTGTGGTAAGCGTTTTTTATGTTCTAAAGCTCTTGCTAAGCATTGTAGTGACTTCCACAATGAACACTTAGAGGATCAAAAACTGCTTTCTGAAGCTGAATCTGCAAGATTTGCTTGTAACCAAGCCCAGTGCCCTGCTGTATTTTATACCTTTAATAAGCTTAAACAGCACCTAATAGAAGAACATgccaatgaagaaaaattaaacaaagatTTTGAAATCCATTGTGACCTTAATGGCTGTGATCGAATTTTCACAAATTACAGTCATTATTCTCAACACGTATATTTCCGACACAGTGAATATTATGATAGTCTTTTTGGAAatcagaaggaggaggaagataatcaagataaagaaaaaaatgaacagagttATTTGAAAGCTAGTTTTGACATAAGCAAGCAGAATGGGAagcagttaaaagaaaaacctaaaaGAATTAGCAGAAGTAGAGAAAAGCATTTGatgaatttcaaaacaaaagaggaaGCCCTACAAATGTGCAAAGAGAAGTCTAACCAGACCCAGTACCCTTGCATGGTTCAGGGTTGTTTGTCTGTTGTCAAATTGGAAAGCAGTATAGTGAGGCACTATAAGCGCACGCATCAGATGACCAATATGTATATAGAGCAACGGATTCAGAAACTTGTTGTTTGTGTTAAATGTGGCATAATGATTGAAAAACAGTCCTGCTCTGAAACAGCTTTAGACTTGGGtaaaaaagatgtaaaagttACAGAGGATAAATCGTCTAATTCTGAGTGTGTGCAGGAAAGTGCAAAACCTCTTGTTCCAAATACTGACTGTGATCCTCAAGATGTAAGCAATGAAGACCAAAAAAGATGTCCTTCGAGTAGTGTGAGTTTTGATGCAAGTGCCTTTGTGTATTCAGGCACTTTAAAATATAACCACAGTTCAAAGAACACCTGCTTTGAGGAGCATAACATCAGGGAGGCGGTTATGTGTAAAACTGAAGGTTTTTCTGAAAATAGTGGAAGAGAGAATAGCTCTTACTTCTCCAGTTTACAATTAGAGTTGCCAAGAGAGAAAGACCCAGAAGGATGTCAACATAGTTCAGTtaatcaaaatgcaaaaagaagtGTACCTTGTGCTACAAAGGACAAATTTCAGAAGCCTCCAGTGTCCAAACCATTTGATTTAAAGACATATAAACCAATGGGGTTTgagtcttcatttttaaaatttattcagGAAAGTGAgggaaaagatgatgatgatgatgagtTGGATGAGGTAGTAGAATGGGAGTCTCCTGAGCAATTGCCAGTAGATAAAACCTTGCAAAAAGAGGGAGATGGTCAAGGGGATACACCAGTAAACAACTTTGtaaatgacaaaaatgtaaTCATACCCCAAAATAATCATGGGCAGCTAACAGAAATCCAGCCGTTGTTGTCAGAATCGTCATCTGCCCCTTCTTTAGAAAATTTGAGGGCGATCTTGGACAAGGCACTAACGGACTGTGGAGACCTTGCCTTAAAACAGCTTCATTACTTAAGACCAGTAGTTGTTCTTGAAAGATCCAAGTTTTCCACACCCCTCATAGACTTATTTCCAACAAAAAAGGCAGATGAGCTTTGTGTAGGAAGTACGTAA
- the RLF gene encoding zinc finger protein Rlf isoform X4 yields MRIKHLMKSNCIPQATFLSKLCADSPEIANVSSFRQAYITCVCSMLPNEDSIKEIAKVDCKEVLDIICNLESEGQENTAFILCTTYLTHQLQTANVYCSWELTLFWSKLQRRIDPSLDSFLERCRQFGIIAKTLQHLFFLIRVIQSEAEEAGLAVSVLLCVRALQIRSNGSDEMKTSVCKTIACLLPEDLEVRRACQLTEFLLEPTLSGFNVLEELYVQPDQKFDEENALVPNSLRCELLLALKAYWPFDPEFWDWKTLKRHCLKLLGKVASDSEDDASCNMSINETDMLETFFSDYDETKEHKYYDGKDTINHPKEKARVKKPIGSSERYQRWLQYKFFCVLCKRECIEARILHHSKMHMEDGVYTCPVCTKKFKRKEFFVPHVMEHVKMPPSRTHRPKKKIILKKERSPQKTTASSSPLPVFQEKSHQPQLPENFENDTHEYVTFSQLENCQLQDRDIYPCPGTDCSRVFKQFKYLSVHLKAEHQNNDENAKHYLDMKNRREKCAFCRRHFMTSFHLREHERVHCGPQPYMCVSMDCYARFGSVNELLNHKQTHDDLRYKCELNGCNIVFSDLGQLYHHEAQHFRDASYTCNFFGCKKFYYSKTEFQNHLAVHNIEVSNGEVKQTLKLEESVSKDKCSYLPESQLLEQSENSSLNDNLDPSQEIPQIKEEAVSDSEDLDSESNCSLHCGENSTDAAVNQGQVSPLLIETMAHNQSVPGFLVSQEGVFHPADVKQQCSNVAACFDEKNLSCGFEGCCSTHKNSRSMQKHLRRAHPYNFKGKKNMEMKTKDFLNLLSDAQDSKSPTDVSTELGHNSDTNADSPESLYCTIDVKGSNGLKDETCPSSPETSFYDNSKEANIEDNMLELMLGLKHLSLKNSNIQNSSRHKPFLGSSQSYSSRDAKCPESDETTSKFQLQEQQNNLPSQYLTQLAAKPFFCECQGCTCEFVTREALLMHYVKKHNYSKETVLQLNMFQHRYSPFKCHICQRSFTRKTHLRIHYRNKHQIGCERVAHKVCSNEKFDHVGLCTDDIHKNSTVATPLCASNVEFVEHSDHSEQLCHPKKEDCSSETDLESSEETDNVTRKTSNIASLDSHREELEVRQGRGSKRTVAKGNLCYILHKYHKPFHCIHKSCNSAFTNQKGLIRHYRTVHQYNKEQLCLEKDKARTKRELVKCKKIFACQYKECGKRFLCSKALAKHCSDFHNEHLEDQKLLSEAESARFACNQAQCPAVFYTFNKLKQHLIEEHANEEKLNKDFEIHCDLNGCDRIFTNYSHYSQHVYFRHSEYYDSLFGNQKEEEDNQDKEKNEQSYLKASFDISKQNGKQLKEKPKRISRSREKHLMNFKTKEEALQMCKEKSNQTQYPCMVQGCLSVVKLESSIVRHYKRTHQMTNMYIEQRIQKLVVCVKCGIMIEKQSCSETALDLGKKDVKVTEDKSSNSECVQESAKPLVPNTDCDPQDVSNEDQKRCPSSSVSFDASAFVYSGTLKYNHSSKNTCFEEHNIREAVMCKTEGFSENSGRENSSYFSSLQLELPREKDPEGCQHSSVNQNAKRSVPCATKDKFQKPPVSKPFDLKTYKPMGFESSFLKFIQESEGKDDDDDELDEVVEWESPEQLPVDKTLQKEGDGQGDTPVNNFVNDKNVIIPQNNHGQLTEIQPLLSESSSAPSLENLRAILDKALTDCGDLALKQLHYLRPVVVLERSKFSTPLIDLFPTKKADELCVGST; encoded by the exons ATGCGAATAAAACATTTGATGAAGTCAAACTGCATCCCACAAGCAACTTTCTTGTCAAAATTGTGTGCAGATTCTCCAGAAATTGCAAATGTTTCATCTTTTCGCCAAGCCTACATCACGTGTGTGTGTTCTATGCTGCCTAATGAAGACTCCATTAAGGAG attgCAAAAGTGGACTGCAAAGAAGTACTGGACATCATATGTAATCTGGAATCTGAGGGACAAGAAAACACTGCATTTATTCTTTGTACAACATACCTTACTCATCAGCTTCAAACAGCAAATGTGTATTGCTCTTG GGAACTGACGCTTTTCTGGAGCAAATTGCAGAGAAGAATAGATCCTTCTCTAGATTCCTTTTTGGAGAGATGTCGTCAGTTTGGCATCATTGCCAAGACactacagcatttatttttcttgataaGAGTAATACAATCTGAA gcagAAGAAGCAGGACTTGCTGTGTCTGTTTTGTTATGTGTGAGAGCCCTTCAGATCAGATCAAACGGAAGCGATGAAATGAAGACATCAGTATGTAAAACAATTGCATGCCTTTTACCAGAAGACCTTGAAGTCAGAAGAGCTTGTCAGCTCACAGAATTTTTACTTGAGCCAACTTTGAGTGGATTTAATGTGTTGGAAGAGCTCTATGTGCAACCAGATCAAAAATTTGATGAAGAAAATGCACTGGTTCCAAATTCACTCCGTTGTGAGCTGCTGTTAGCTTTGAAAGCATATTGGCCATTTGATCCTGAATTTTGGGACTGGAAGACTTTAAAGCGACATTGCCTTAAACTGTTAGGGAAAGTAGCTTCTGATTCTGAGGATGATGCAAGTTGTAATATGTCAATCAATGAAACTGACATGTTAGAAACTTTCTTTAGTGACTATGATGAGAcaaaagaacataaatattATGATGGAAAAGACACAATAAACCAtcctaaagaaaaagcaagagtaaAAAAACCAATTGGTTCTTCAGAAAGATACCAGAGATGGCTTCAGTacaaatttttttgtgtgctctgCAAAAGGGAGTGTATAGAGGCTAGAATACTGCATCATTCTAAGATGCATATGGAAGACGGTGTTTATACATGTCCGGTGTGTACAAAAAAGTTCAAGAGAAAGGAATTCTTTGTACCACATGTAATGGAACATGTTAAAATGCCACCTAGTAGAACACACAgacctaaaaagaaaataatactgaaaaaagaGAGATCACCACAAAAGACAACAGCTTCCAGTAGCCCGCTTCCAGTATTTCAGGAAAAGTCACATCAGCCACAGCTGcctgaaaactttgaaaatgaCACACATGAATATGTCACATTTAGCCAACTGGAAAATTGCCAGCTACAAGACAGAGACATCTATCCGTGTCCCGGAACGGATTGTTCTAGAGTATTTAAACAGTTTAAATACTTAAGTGTACATCTGAAAGCTGAACATCAAAACAATGATGAGAATGCAAAACACTACTTGGATAtgaaaaacaggagagagaagtgTGCTTTCTGTCGCCGACACTTCATGACATCCTTTCATTTGCGGGAGCATGAACGCGTGCACTGTGGACCTCAACCGTATATGTGTGTGTCAATGGATTGTTATGCTAGATTTGGGTCAGTTAATGAGCTTCTCAATCACAAACAAACACATGATGATCTTCGTTATAAATGTGAACTAAATGGCTGTAATATTGTTTTCAGTGACTTAGGGCAACTTTACCATCATGAGGCACAGCACTTCAGAGATGCATCATACACCTGCAACTTCTTTGGTTGCAAAAAGTTTTATTATTcaaaaactgaatttcagaatCACCTTGCAGTGCATAATATTGAAGTGTCAAATGGGGAAGTGAAGCAAACACTAAAACTTGAAGAGTCAGTTTCAAAAGACAAATGCAGTTATCTTCCAGAGTCTCAGCTGCTTGAACAATCTGAAAATTCCAGTCTGAATGATAACTTGGATCCCTCTCAGGAAATTCCACAGATTAAGGAAGAAGCTGTCTCTGACAGTGAAGATCTAGACAGTGAAAGTAATTGCAGTCTTCATTGTGGGGAGAACAGCACAGATGCTGCAGTAAACCAAGGCCAGGTGTCTCCTCTACTGATTGAAACAATGGCTCACAATCAATCAGTTCCAGGTTTCCTCGTGTCCCAGGAAGGAGTTTTCCATCCAGCAGATGTGAAACAACAGTGCTCCAATGTGGCAGCGTGCtttgatgaaaaaaacctgtcctGTGGTTTTGAAGGCTGCTGTTCCACACACAAAAATTCCAGAAGTATGCAAAAACACCTTCGCAGGGCCCATCCATATAActttaaaggtaaaaaaaatatggagatGAAAACTAAAGACTTTCTTAATCTGTTGAGTGATGCTCAGGACAGTAAATCCCCTACAGATGTCAGTACAGAGTTAGGTCATAATTCAGATACGAATGCTGACTCTCCAGAAAGCTTGTATTGTACTATAGATGTTAAAGGAAGCAATGGCCTGAAGGATGAAACTTGTCCTTCTTCCCCAGAAACGTCTTTTTATGACAATTCCAAAGAAGCAAATATTGAAGATAACATGTTGGAACTAATGTTGGGTTTGAAACATCTTAGCTTAAAAAATTCTAACATTCAGAATTCTTCAAGACACAAGCCTTTTTTGGGCTCTTCACAGTCCTATTCATCTAGGGATGCCAAGTGCCCTGAGTCAGATGAAACTACCTCAAAATTTCAGCTTCAAgagcaacaaaataatttacCCAGCCAGTACCTTACTCAACTGGCAGCTAAACCATTTTTTTGTGAATGTCAAGGATGTACGTGTGAGTTTGTGACCAGAGAAGCTCTCTTAATGCATTACGTTAAAAAGCATAACTATTCAAAGGAAACGGTTCTTCAGTTAAATATGTTTCAGCATCGGTACTCACCATTTAAGTGTCATATTTGCCAAAGATcatttacaagaaaaacacaCCTTAGAATTCACTATAGAAACAAACATCAAATTGGCTGTGAGCGGGTAGCTCACAAGGTATGTTCTAATGAAAAATTTGATCATGTAGGTTTATGTACAGATGACATACATAAAAATAGCACTGTTGCAACACCTCTCTGTGCAAGCAATGTTGAATTCGTTGAACATTCAGACCACTCTGAACAGCTGTGTCATCCTAAAAAGGAAGACTGTAGTTCTGAGACAGATTTGGAGTCCAGTGAAGAGACAGACAACGTAACAAGAAAAACATCTAACATAGCTTCTCTGGACAGTCATAGGGAAGAACTGGAAGTAAGACAGGGAAGAGGAAGCAAAAGAACAGTTGCTAAAGGAAACTTATGCTATATATTGCATAAGTACCACAAACCATTTCATTGTATACATAAAAGTTGCAACTCGGCATTTACCAACCAGAAAGGTTTGATTCGCCATTATAGAACCGTTCACCAGTATAATAAGGAACAGCTCTGCttagaaaaagacaaagcaagaacaaaaaggGAACTtgtcaaatgtaaaaaaatatttgcatgccAGTACAAAGAGTGTGGTAAGCGTTTTTTATGTTCTAAAGCTCTTGCTAAGCATTGTAGTGACTTCCACAATGAACACTTAGAGGATCAAAAACTGCTTTCTGAAGCTGAATCTGCAAGATTTGCTTGTAACCAAGCCCAGTGCCCTGCTGTATTTTATACCTTTAATAAGCTTAAACAGCACCTAATAGAAGAACATgccaatgaagaaaaattaaacaaagatTTTGAAATCCATTGTGACCTTAATGGCTGTGATCGAATTTTCACAAATTACAGTCATTATTCTCAACACGTATATTTCCGACACAGTGAATATTATGATAGTCTTTTTGGAAatcagaaggaggaggaagataatcaagataaagaaaaaaatgaacagagttATTTGAAAGCTAGTTTTGACATAAGCAAGCAGAATGGGAagcagttaaaagaaaaacctaaaaGAATTAGCAGAAGTAGAGAAAAGCATTTGatgaatttcaaaacaaaagaggaaGCCCTACAAATGTGCAAAGAGAAGTCTAACCAGACCCAGTACCCTTGCATGGTTCAGGGTTGTTTGTCTGTTGTCAAATTGGAAAGCAGTATAGTGAGGCACTATAAGCGCACGCATCAGATGACCAATATGTATATAGAGCAACGGATTCAGAAACTTGTTGTTTGTGTTAAATGTGGCATAATGATTGAAAAACAGTCCTGCTCTGAAACAGCTTTAGACTTGGGtaaaaaagatgtaaaagttACAGAGGATAAATCGTCTAATTCTGAGTGTGTGCAGGAAAGTGCAAAACCTCTTGTTCCAAATACTGACTGTGATCCTCAAGATGTAAGCAATGAAGACCAAAAAAGATGTCCTTCGAGTAGTGTGAGTTTTGATGCAAGTGCCTTTGTGTATTCAGGCACTTTAAAATATAACCACAGTTCAAAGAACACCTGCTTTGAGGAGCATAACATCAGGGAGGCGGTTATGTGTAAAACTGAAGGTTTTTCTGAAAATAGTGGAAGAGAGAATAGCTCTTACTTCTCCAGTTTACAATTAGAGTTGCCAAGAGAGAAAGACCCAGAAGGATGTCAACATAGTTCAGTtaatcaaaatgcaaaaagaagtGTACCTTGTGCTACAAAGGACAAATTTCAGAAGCCTCCAGTGTCCAAACCATTTGATTTAAAGACATATAAACCAATGGGGTTTgagtcttcatttttaaaatttattcagGAAAGTGAgggaaaagatgatgatgatgatgagtTGGATGAGGTAGTAGAATGGGAGTCTCCTGAGCAATTGCCAGTAGATAAAACCTTGCAAAAAGAGGGAGATGGTCAAGGGGATACACCAGTAAACAACTTTGtaaatgacaaaaatgtaaTCATACCCCAAAATAATCATGGGCAGCTAACAGAAATCCAGCCGTTGTTGTCAGAATCGTCATCTGCCCCTTCTTTAGAAAATTTGAGGGCGATCTTGGACAAGGCACTAACGGACTGTGGAGACCTTGCCTTAAAACAGCTTCATTACTTAAGACCAGTAGTTGTTCTTGAAAGATCCAAGTTTTCCACACCCCTCATAGACTTATTTCCAACAAAAAAGGCAGATGAGCTTTGTGTAGGAAGTACGTAA